A window from Gymnogyps californianus isolate 813 chromosome 27, ASM1813914v2, whole genome shotgun sequence encodes these proteins:
- the LOC127026108 gene encoding probable E3 ubiquitin-protein ligase makorin-1 has product MEPGSLVASGALRARGGCLRPLCRNFARGSCRWGQSCRFSHDRKSAHICRYFQSGFCSYGEQCGYEHIREVPVPVGTHYGHVPRGHWGLEPSRVPAAVARGWGGARRSSAHPVPSVMHVAFKFASMEVEEEEKDKENIPAPDNIPCGAISGAFVPARARGASGSQPQELGLDPSSPDPREAVVETATWTDPAEVPTEPAAAAAPVPTAALRARSEAVVCGICMDRVYEKPLPEERLFGILPNCSHAYCVGCIRKWRRSRDFQSTVIKACPECRVTSSYYIPHKYWVSDAGEKEKLIETFKARTGKIRCKFFVRNRGRCPFKSDCIYLHELPAGRLPRRQQQRPRMPVEFSPSPSESSDEEDEELCMLEWALTLAEVDFRYSSYGHQMLFTNFSDSN; this is encoded by the exons ATGGAGCCGGGCTCGCTGGTGGCATCTGGGGCATTAAGGGCCCGGGGGGGCTGTCTGAGACCCCTGTGCAG GAATTTTGCCCGCGGATCTTGTCGATGGGGCCAGAGCTGCCGCTTCTCGCACGACAGAAAGTCAGCCCACATCTGCAGGTACTTCCAGAGCGGGTTTTGCAGCTACGGAGAGCAGTGCGG CTATGAGCACATTCGAGAGGTGCCAGTGCCAGTGGGGACCCATTATGGACACGTGCCCCGCGGCCACTGGGGCTTGGAGCCCAGCCGTGTGCCTGCAGCAGtggcccggggctgggggggagccCGGCGCAGCTCGGCCCACCCTGTCCCCAGTGTGATGCACGTGGCCTTCAAGTTCGCAAGCATggaggttgaggaggaagagaaagacaaggAGAACATCCCAGCACCTGATAACATCCCCTGTGGGGCCATCAGCGGAGCATTTGTCCCTGCACGAGCTCGGGGTGCCTCAG gctcccAACCGCAAGAGCTGGGATTGGATCCAAGTTCTCCTGACCCCAGAGAGGCAGTGGTGGAGACAGCGACATGGACTGACCCTGCAGAG GTCCCCACGGAGCCGGCTGCTGCGGCAGCCCCGGTCCCCACCGCGGCGCTGAGGGCCCGGAGCGAGGCCGTGGTGTGCGGCATCTGCATGGACCGGGTGTACGAGAAACCGCTGCCGGAGGAGCGGCTCTTCGGGATCCTTCCCAACTGCAGCCACGCATACTGCGTGGGCTGCATCCGCAAGTGGCGTCGCAGCCGGGACTTCCAGAGCACGGTCATCAA AGCCTGCCCGGAGTGCCGGGTTACCTCCAGTTACTACATTCCCCACAAATACTGGGTCTCGGATGCGGGTGAGAAGGAGAAGCTCATCGAAACCTTCAAGGCACGGACAGG GAAAATCAGGTGCAAGTTCTTTGTCCGGAACCGTGGCCGCTGCCCGTTCAAGTCAGACTGCATCTACCTGCACGAGCTGCCCGCCGGCCGGCTGCCGCGGCGCCAACAGCAGCGGCCCAGGATGCCCGTC gaatTCAGCCCTTCTCCCTCGGAGAGCTCTGACGAGGAGGACGAGGAGCTCTGCATGCTCGAATGGGCTCTCACCCTGGCGGAGGTGGACTTTCGGTACTCGAGTTATGGCCATCAAATGCTCTTCACCAACTTCAGCGACTCCAACTAA
- the FANCE gene encoding Fanconi anemia group E protein, which translates to MEAPSLPWLRSFDKPCRLLLHALASGSSGVLAALRMLQRVQAREGPGQAFPWQTFTAALCAEEPTLEGPEGALAVKPRLLLLPVVCQRNLFSLLLVVQAMVPGGCLGRLLQAMEQDSHVDPWVRTLGDLLRGPRGEECFPPPASLSSACQQQLRCLCRKIAQNKPEGRRKLNWCFSKLPGAAEDVADSVLQGGKRKNVSEESLELDEEREGKRLLLEEVVFDPSGTQKGGDVAEVEEEVPGEPSGDRSAQSPAGAAPENSQQDAAREPRKISQAELAGEVQSFLQMHGQRLKMLLQKESNHSELSIPPELLVLNNCSPGQLEGLCSFLQLSTCPEHLLVRFCSWLLALTPNLSYTSAAILAEQLFLKRVLSLTQPPSRHLMAALASFCSKYSQPFCRVLVAAVLREPGEGTEQTKLVCELVEECLEPDCVRLVLSQVLEVPLSEKLLPVVQAVLERQEVLPPELFDLLVLTLCRQAPAFATSLNYAKLVTAVLTMYQSQVTPAHRSSLAAALDRSNAALKKSLQAMLEGAR; encoded by the exons ATGGaggccccctccctgccctggctgcggAGCTTTGACAAGCCGTGCCGCCTCCTGCTCCACGCACTTGCCTCCGGCTCCTCCGGGGTGCTCGCCGCCCTCCGAATGCTGCAGCGGGTCCAGGCCCGTGAGGGACCGGGGCAGGCGTTTCCCTGGCAGACCTTCACCGCAGCCCTGTGTGCcgaggagcccacgctggaggGGCCGGAGGGGGCCCTGGCCGT cAAGccacggctgctgctgctccccgtCGTGTGCCAGAGAaacctcttctccctgctcctcgtGGTGCAAGCCATGGTGCCAGGGGGCTGCCTCGGCCGGCTGCTCCAGGCCATGGAGCAGGATTCCCATGTGGATCCCTGGGTGCGGACGCTGGGGGATCTGCTCCGGGGACCAAGGGGAGAGGAGTGCTTCCCACCTCCCGCTTCCTTGTCTTCTGCATGCCAGCAGCAGCTTAGGTGCCTGTGCCGGAAAATCGCCCAGAACAAACCAGAGGGGCGAAGAAAACTAAACTGGTGCTTCAGCAAGCTGCCCGGTGCTGCTGAGGATGTGGCTGACTCTGTGCTTCAAGGTGGGAAGCGCAAGAATGTGTCGGAGGAGAGCCTGGAGTTGGatgaggagagagaggggaagaggttgctgctggaggaggtggtgTTTGACCCCTCGGGAACCCAGAAGGGTGGAGATGTGGcagaggtggaagaggaggtgCCTGGGGAGCCTTCAGGGGACAGATCTGCTCAGAGCCcggctggagctgctccagaAAACTCCCAGCAGGATGCAGCCAGGGAGCCCAGGAAGAtttcccaggcagagctggcaggggaggTCCAGTCGTTTCTCCAG ATGCACGGACAGAGgctgaaaatgctgctgcagaaggagTCCAAT CACTCAGAGCTGAGCATCCCACCCGAGCTGCTCGTCCTGAACAACTGCTCTCCTGGCCAG CTTGAGGGGCTGtgctccttcctccagctctccACGTGCCCGGAGCACCTCCTGGTGCGTttctgcagctggctgctggctcTCACCCCCAACCTCAGCTACACCAGCGCAGCCAtcctggcagagcagctcttCCTCAAGCGA GTCCTGTCCCTCACCCAGCCGCCCTCCCGCCACCTCATGGCTGCCCTCGCTTCATTTTGCTCCAAGTATTCCCAGCCCTTCTGTCGAGTCCTGGTGGCTGCGGTCCTGCGGGAGCCGGGGGAAG GCACTGAGCAGACCAAGCTGGTGTGCGAGCTCGTGGAGGAGTGCCTGGAGCCAGACTGTGTGCGACTGGTGCTAAG CCAAGTCCTGGAGGTGCCTTTGTCAGAGAAGCTCCTGCCGGTAGTGCAGGCCGTGCTGGAGCGGCAG GAGGTGCTGCCCCCCGAGCTCTTCGATCTCCTGGTCCTGACTCTGTGCCGGCAGGCTCCAGCCTTTGCCACGTCGCTGAATTACGCCAAGCTGGTGACGGCTGTGCTCACCATGTACCAAAGCCAA GTCACCCCAGCCCACCGGAGCagtctggctgctgctctggatcGGAGCAACGCGGCTCTGAAGAAATCGCTGCAGGCCATGCTGGAAGGAGCCAGGTGA